CCACCAAGATCTAAGAATTCAAAGTCAATATCTGCTCCTTGAGCTACTTTTCCAGCTATATCCATTAAAACAGTAGTAGCTAGTTTAAATGGTTCAGGATCCAATATTCCAGATCCAATATGAGTGTGCATTCCAATAGGGTTGAATCCCATATCTTTTGCCATTTGATATACTTCAACAGCTTCACTTTCTTTTATACCGAATTTACTCATTTCTCCACCAGTAATACAGTGTTCATGATGTCCTGCACCAACCATAGGGTTCACTCTGAATGAAATTTTGTATCCTTCTGGATCAACAACTTTTGAAAGTCTTTTTAGCTGAGAAATAGAGTCAAGATTAATTCTAACCCCAGTTCCATCTACATATTTCAATTCTTCGTTAGTAACATTGTTACCAGTGAAAAGAATTCTATCTGGAGAAAACCCAGTTTTAAGTGAAGTATATACTTCTCCAGGAGATACTGCATCAACACAACTACCTTCTTCTTCAAGTATTCTCATTACAGAAAGATTAGTGTTAGCTTTACATGCATAAAGTATTTTGAAATCAGAATAATATTTAGTAAAAGCATTGTAAACTCTTTTGTAGTTATCTCTTATCCTGTCTTCATCAATAACATATAAAGGAGTTCCATACTCCTCTGCAAGTTCAACAGTATCTGCCCCACCAATGTCCATGTGCCCTTTTTGATTCACTTTAAGATTTAAATCCATTTAAGTCCTCCTGATAAAAAAAATATTATTATATTACTATTTATAAATTAAATTTAATTAAAAATAGTTTATTATAAGTTTTATTTCTATTTTATTTGATTTTATTATTTTTAAAAATTTTTATTAGCTTTTATTAACTTTTATTAGTTTTTATTATTTTAATTAACTTTTATTTTTCTATATTTTTTTATTTAATATTAATTCCCTTTTAAGTAAATAGCTATCAATAAATAATATCTCTTTTATATTATATAAATGTTTTTTAGTAGGAGAATCTTGATTAAAATTGAATAATAAACAATAATTTGTCTTAAAAATATTAAAAAGAAAAGAATATTCTATATTTATATCTACAACTAAATAAAAAATAGCTAAAAAAACTAAAAAATTATAATAATTTTTATTATA
This genomic window from Methanobrevibacter sp. TMH8 contains:
- the lysA gene encoding diaminopimelate decarboxylase translates to MDLNLKVNQKGHMDIGGADTVELAEEYGTPLYVIDEDRIRDNYKRVYNAFTKYYSDFKILYACKANTNLSVMRILEEEGSCVDAVSPGEVYTSLKTGFSPDRILFTGNNVTNEELKYVDGTGVRINLDSISQLKRLSKVVDPEGYKISFRVNPMVGAGHHEHCITGGEMSKFGIKESEAVEVYQMAKDMGFNPIGMHTHIGSGILDPEPFKLATTVLMDIAGKVAQGADIDFEFLDLGGGLGIPYEPEENLLDIDPFAEEITGIFKSKLSEYGMDGAKKPYMYIEPGRYLVGDAAILLSRVNTIKESYRKFIGVDSGFNTLLRPAMYGSYHHIVVANKAKDAKEINENTPGVEKIDVAGNVCESGDLFARDRILPKVEEGDLLAIMNAGAYSFSMASQYNSRPRPAEVLVSDGKSEIIRERETYEDLYNNQIVPKRLEK